A stretch of DNA from Planctomycetota bacterium:
CTCCACGCCGGCGCACCGACCCGCGAACTCGTCGAGCAACTCGCGATGGACGAGGCGGAACTGGCCCGGCAAGTCATGGGCAACGTGCCACGGCTTGCCGAAGCGCTCGACGCTGACGACTCCGGCACCGTCGACCGCATCCGCCTTGCCGCTGACGTGCTGATCGCGGAACTCGGGGCAACCGAGGCCAGAAAGCAATGCGCTTCGTCTAGCAGTGATGTCATGCGTGGCTGGGGCGCGTTTGTCGTGGGGCGACAGCCGACCGGCGGATTCGCGACGCGCCTGCGACAGATGGCAAAGTTTGCCGACGACCCACACTTCGGCGTCCGCGAGTTCGCTTGGCTCGCGCTGCGTCCGCACATCGCCGAGGATGTCGGTCGAGCCATCCAGGCATTTATCCCGTGGACACGCCATCGCTCGGCCAACCGCCGCCGCTTTGCCGTCGAAGCCACCCGTCCCCGTGGTGTCTGGTGCAAACACCTCGCCCCGCTCAGAACCGATCCCACCCCCGGCTTGCCGCTGCTCCAACCGCTGCACGATGATCCGAGCAAGTACGTCCGCGACAGCGTGGCCAACTGGCTCAATGACGCGGCGAAGGATCACCCCCAATGGGTGCGTGAAGTCGTCGCCGATTGGGGCCAAACCGATGCGTCGGCGTACACCGTCCGCCGCGCGTTACGAACGATCAAACGCTAATCTCACCCCATGCAAATCGTGGCTCACACCGGCGGCATCGCGCAGACCAACTGCTTCCTCGTCGTTGACGAGGACAGCAAGCAAGCCGTGCTGTTTGACGCGCCGGATCACACGGTCGGTCCGGTGCTCGACCACGTCGAGAAACACGACCTCGAACTGATCGGAATCTGGCTCACGCACGGGCACTACGACCACATCGCCGACCATGCGGTCGTGCGTGAAAGATTCCCGAAGGCGGAGTTGCGGGTGCATGCGGATGACCTGCCGATGCTGTCGGCCCCGCAGGCGGCCATGTTTCAGTTGCCGTTCGACATCCCGCCCGCGACTCCGACCCACCGCGTCGCAGACGGAGATCGCCTGCACATCGGCACGATGCCCGTCGATGTCATCCACACGCCAGGCCATTCGCCGGGACATGTCTGCTACCACCTACCCGAGCAAAACGTGCTGATCGGCGGCGATTTGATCCTGATGAACTCGATCGGCCGCACCGACCTGCCCGGTGGCGACGAGCCGACGCTCATGGCAAGCCTACGCCGTGTCATGCGGCTCTCGGACGACACGCGCTTGCTCACCGGACACGGCGCCTCCGACACCCTCGGGGCAGAGCGAACGCTTAACCCATTCGTCAAAGCCGCCCTTGCCACCAGCGGATAAGGCGTACAACGAACCGAGATCAGTCAGTCCGAGCTTCGCCAGCCCTCACGGGAGTGCGGAGAACGGTCGCGGTACCAAAGAACGCTTCCCCGGTCGCAGGTGAGAGAAGTTCAACTTCGACGCATGCGTCGGACGCCTCGGCGTAAAACCGGAGTTGGGTGACGGGCGTCTGGGCCGTCGCGGCGGGTCCGGCTGACGCAACCGCCGCCGCATGAGCCGCGCGGATCGCCCGGACACGGGCATCACGGGACACCCCCCGCCAGACCGCCGCGGCCGACGCCGGGGGATTCAACGTCTCCAGCGCCACGGGATCGATCGCGGTGCCCGTGGCCACGAACGGTCGCCCGAACCAAGCCCGGCTTCCTTTCGCGACATCATCAACCCGCAAAGGCCCGCCTTGTCTTGCGACCCCGACCAACAGGTCGCTCACCAGACGTCCGTCGAGTTGGAGGTGGAACTGGCACACATCGGCGGTGAGCCAGCGGGCACCGCCGATGATCTCCGCGCGGGAAAGCGCATCCTGCAAACGCTCGGACTGTCCGGTGTCGTCCAGGTACCGCCCCACCGTCACGCCGGGCAGGAGTTCGGTGTTGCGGATTTCGAAACCCAACTCACGCCGGGCGGCTTCACGGGCAACGTCTTCGAGCAACTGCCGCTGGGCCTGCTGCGTTCGCGCAACCTGAGCGGATGCCGACAGGCCGGGAACAAACAGAAT
This window harbors:
- a CDS encoding DNA alkylation repair protein; amino-acid sequence: MSRKRSDVSPDRLAELHAGAPTRELVEQLAMDEAELARQVMGNVPRLAEALDADDSGTVDRIRLAADVLIAELGATEARKQCASSSSDVMRGWGAFVVGRQPTGGFATRLRQMAKFADDPHFGVREFAWLALRPHIAEDVGRAIQAFIPWTRHRSANRRRFAVEATRPRGVWCKHLAPLRTDPTPGLPLLQPLHDDPSKYVRDSVANWLNDAAKDHPQWVREVVADWGQTDASAYTVRRALRTIKR
- a CDS encoding MBL fold metallo-hydrolase, with amino-acid sequence MQIVAHTGGIAQTNCFLVVDEDSKQAVLFDAPDHTVGPVLDHVEKHDLELIGIWLTHGHYDHIADHAVVRERFPKAELRVHADDLPMLSAPQAAMFQLPFDIPPATPTHRVADGDRLHIGTMPVDVIHTPGHSPGHVCYHLPEQNVLIGGDLILMNSIGRTDLPGGDEPTLMASLRRVMRLSDDTRLLTGHGASDTLGAERTLNPFVKAALATSG